A genomic window from Desulfobacterales bacterium includes:
- a CDS encoding hemolysin III family protein produces MIAEISRPRYSLGEEIANSVTHGVGAVLSIAGLAVLVTFACLYGNAWHIVACSVFGATLVLSYTASTLYHSIQLPGAKRVLRILDHSAIYLLIAGTYTPFMLVNLNGPWGWSLLGAIWGLAILGIAFQSTVLCRWASVSLALYVAMGWAVVIAIKPLLASVATGGLVLLILGGMAYTAGVGFYVWRRLPYNHMIWHVFVLAGSVLHFFAVLFYVIPIAGGA; encoded by the coding sequence ATGATCGCAGAAATCAGCCGGCCCAGATACAGTCTGGGCGAGGAGATTGCCAACAGCGTGACGCACGGTGTGGGTGCCGTGCTGTCGATTGCCGGACTGGCCGTTCTGGTCACCTTCGCATGCCTTTACGGAAACGCCTGGCACATTGTCGCCTGTAGCGTGTTCGGGGCCACCCTGGTTCTTTCCTACACCGCATCTACGCTGTATCACAGCATACAGCTGCCCGGAGCCAAGCGGGTGCTTCGGATTCTGGACCATTCGGCCATTTATCTTCTGATCGCCGGAACTTATACCCCGTTCATGCTGGTAAACCTGAACGGACCCTGGGGCTGGTCCCTGTTGGGGGCCATCTGGGGACTGGCGATTCTGGGGATTGCCTTTCAGTCGACGGTGCTTTGCCGGTGGGCCTCCGTGTCGTTGGCGCTTTACGTAGCCATGGGCTGGGCGGTCGTGATCGCCATTAAACCCCTGCTGGCTTCGGTTGCTACGGGCGGACTGGTGCTCCTGATTCTGGGAGGCATGGCGTATACCGCCGGGGTCGGGTTTTATGTCTGGCGGCGGCTGCCCTATAACCACATGATCTGGCATGTTTTTGTACTGGCCGGCAGCGTCCTGCATTTTTTTGCCGTTCTTTTCTACGTTATTCCTATAGCAGGGGGTGCTTGA